In a single window of the Littorina saxatilis isolate snail1 linkage group LG3, US_GU_Lsax_2.0, whole genome shotgun sequence genome:
- the LOC138961853 gene encoding transcription initiation factor TFIID subunit 12-like isoform X1 — MSQDYPQPVTMNKANPNDTSGNSNAGGTTAQAGARVTALPAQGTTGGPSGGVIDRRRLQELVKEVDPLEQMDDDVEETLLTIADNFIESVVSSACMMAKHRKSNTLEVKDVQLCLERNYNMWVPGFGSEELRPYKKATVTEAHRQRLALIRKTLKKS, encoded by the exons atgTCGCAGGATTATCCTCAGCCGGTTACGATGAACAAGGCAAACCCAAATGACACAAGCGGCAACAGCAATGCAGGGGGGACAACTGCACAAGCTGGAGCCAGAGTTACTGCCCTTCCAGCTCAGGGGACGACCGGCGGTCCATCAGGGGGCGTGATTGACAGGCGGCGTCTGCAGGAGCTGGTAAAGGAGGTGGACCCTCTGGAGCAGATGGATGATGACGTTGAAGAG ACACTGCTGACCATTGCTGACAACTTCATTGAGAGTGTTGTGAGTTCAGCGTGCATGATGGCCAAACACAGAAAGTCCAACACCCTGGAGGTCAAGGATGTCCAGCTCTGTTTAG AACGGAACTACAACATGTGGGTGCCAGGCTTTGGCTCGGAAGAACTGCGACCATACAAAAAGGCCACGGTGACAGAGGCTCACAGACAG
- the LOC138961853 gene encoding transcription initiation factor TFIID subunit 12-like isoform X2, which yields MNKANPNDTSGNSNAGGTTAQAGARVTALPAQGTTGGPSGGVIDRRRLQELVKEVDPLEQMDDDVEETLLTIADNFIESVVSSACMMAKHRKSNTLEVKDVQLCLERNYNMWVPGFGSEELRPYKKATVTEAHRQRLALIRKTLKKS from the exons ATGAACAAGGCAAACCCAAATGACACAAGCGGCAACAGCAATGCAGGGGGGACAACTGCACAAGCTGGAGCCAGAGTTACTGCCCTTCCAGCTCAGGGGACGACCGGCGGTCCATCAGGGGGCGTGATTGACAGGCGGCGTCTGCAGGAGCTGGTAAAGGAGGTGGACCCTCTGGAGCAGATGGATGATGACGTTGAAGAG ACACTGCTGACCATTGCTGACAACTTCATTGAGAGTGTTGTGAGTTCAGCGTGCATGATGGCCAAACACAGAAAGTCCAACACCCTGGAGGTCAAGGATGTCCAGCTCTGTTTAG AACGGAACTACAACATGTGGGTGCCAGGCTTTGGCTCGGAAGAACTGCGACCATACAAAAAGGCCACGGTGACAGAGGCTCACAGACAG
- the LOC138961852 gene encoding hsp90 co-chaperone Cdc37-like, whose protein sequence is MSTINYSKWDHIEISDDEDDTHPNIDTGSLFRWRHQARVERMEESKKKKEVIEKEKQTYQQKKEEVKKKLKEAEEKTAAEFDKLTLEKQMKEIEKQEQEFRRKEEDLKKEERLTPWNVDTICHEGKSKTLINKPEPVKELTEDERADKQAEFSKKYKTEIRKFGMMQRYDDSLQYLQEHPHLVCEETANYLVIWCIDLEVEEKHNLMEHVSHQTIIMQFILELAKSLNQDPRSCVRAFFSRIKVGEKQYMDAFNDELNSFRTRIKGRAKARIEEALKEYEEEERQKRLGPGGLDPAEVMESLPEKLQQCFESRDIGMLQQAVLDMPKEEAEYHIKRCIDSGLWVPSAGDLETRAADAEGEGAEGAVGGSKDIEEEEELYEQVD, encoded by the exons ATGTCAACAATCAACTACAGCAAGTGGGATCACATTGAG ATCTCTGACGATGAAGACGACACTCACCCCAACATCGACACAGGCAGTCTCTTCCGATGGCGCCACCAGGCTCGTGTCGAGAGGATGGAGGagtcaaagaagaagaaggaggttATAGAAAAAGAGAAGCAAAC ATACCAACAGAAAAAGGAAGAAGTAAAGAAGAAGCTGAAGGAGGCAGAAGAG AAAACAGCTGCCGAGTTTGACAAGCTTACCCTGGAGAAACAGATGAAGGAAATTGAGAAACAGGAGCAGGAGTTCCGAAGGAAGGAAGAGGACCTGAAGAAAGAAGAGCGG tTAACACCATGGAATGTGGACACCATCTGTCATGAAGGGAAATCAAAGACG CTGATCAACAAACCAGAGCCAGTCAAAGAACTGACAGAGGATGAGAGGGCAGATAAGCAG gccgAGTTCAGCAAGAAGTACAAGACGGAGATCCGTAAGTTTGGTATGATGCAGCGCTATGACGACAGTCTTCAGTACCTGCAGGAACACCCCCACCTGGTGTGTGAAGAGACCGCCAACTACCTGGTCATCTGGTGCATTGATTTGGAGGTTGAggag aaaCACAACTTGATGGAGCACGTGTCTCACCAGACGATCATCATGCAGTTCATTCTGGAGCTGGCCAAGAGTCTCAACCAGGACCCTCGCAGCTGTGTGCGCGCCTTCTTCTCCAG GATCAAGGTGGGGGAGAAACAGTACATGGACGCATTTAATGACGAGCTTAACAGTTTCCGCACTCGTATCAAAGGACGGGCTAAGGCAAGAATTGAGGAAGCCCTGAAAGAATATGAAGAG gaggAGAGACAGAAGAGACTGGGACCCGGTGGGCTGGACCCCGCGGAAGTGATGGAGTCGCTACCAGAG AAGTTACAGCAGTGCTTTGAGTCGCGTGACATCGGGATGCTGCAGCAGGCTGTGCTGGACATGCCCAAGGAGGAGGCGGAGTATCACATCAAACGCTGCATCGACTCCGGCCTCTGGGTGCCCAGCGCCGGTGACCTTGAAACACGGGCCGCCGACGCAGAGGGTGAAGGGGCAGAGGGCGCTGTGGGGGGGTCAAAGGACAtcgaggaagaggaggagctGTATGAACAGGTGGACTGA